The Ziziphus jujuba cultivar Dongzao chromosome 5, ASM3175591v1 genome segment CGAAATGAAAAGGAAACCTGTAAGTCAAAGAGATGATGACCAAGATTGCAGAGGAGAGAGCCAAAGTGTTTGATATCAAAAACACATAGAAGGACTGTTTGTGCGATGCATAGATTGCTCTCCCTGCCATGTGTCCATTCTCATTGTCTTGCCAAACACCCCCTGGAGGATTCACACGCGCTTGGAATGTCACTGCTGTGATAAGTGCCACAACTATTAGCAAACCGTTCCGAGCATCGCTTGGAGTGTCTCTGTTTTTATCATATTGGAAGCTTCTGAACCAAAACCATTCACGCTTTTTGGATGGTGATGAATTTGCCACTTCTCTCTTTTCCTCTTCAGCAAATCATGGCTTTTACTTGAAGGGGGTCTAtgcataaatacatatatatatatatatatatatatttggaaaagaGATTGTGATTTGTATCATATAATTCATttcaatgttttatttttttggatcaaCTTGTGGGGTTGGTCAGtggggaaggaagaaagaaaatgtaaacagggtatattttaattaatatactgTTAGCTATATCAGATACCAAATACTTAGTGAATTGGGCAATATTTGGTGAAAAAAGGACTCGCAGACAATTTGTTGAGGCATATCTAATTGTGAGGGAGTGTCAAACCCCGGCCTTCTGTCATTGGTTGGTCATCATTTGGTACAggtttatatggaaaaaaaaaataaatgtgaatatatatagcACCAAATATAAAGTAACCATcgatccaaaaaaacaaaaaaaaaaaaaaggaaaaaaacacaaTAGTAACCATTTTATTATCCCTCCAAAGTGATAAAACATtgtgaatatataaaaatacattaattaaatattatccatCTCTACATTATCACCCACATTACTAGGCAACTGGGGCTCTACATTGGAATTGGAAATTTGACCTTTGCACCATTTGAACACCTCCACAATGAATCTCACGGAGAAAGGCCCCGCAGCAGCAATCAAAATATGACGAAACTTGATAGATTCATTAGGAGTTATGGCAAATATTGCAGAGCCATATGTTATGACCATGGAAACTGTGGAAACCCAAAGCTCGAAATGAAAAGGGAATCTGTAAGTCAGGGAAACTATGACCAAGATTGATGAAGAAAGAGCCAGAGTGTTGAATATCAAGAACACATAAAAGGATTCCTTTTGGGAAGCATAAATGGCTCTTCCAGCAGTATGACCATTATCACTGTCTTGCCAAACACCCCCTGGAGGATTCACACCAGCTTGGAAGGTCACTGCTGTGATGAGGGCTGCAACTATTAACAAAACGTTACGAGCATCGGCCGGTTTGTCCTCCTTCTTGTTGTATTGGAACGATTTGAACCACGTCCACCTGCAGGCTTGTTTTTGTGTGGAATATCCGCCATTTCTTTCTCCTCAGCTGAAACCATGGTGATGGCTAATTTTTCAATGATATAGGTCTATATGTatatggctatatatatatacatgaagcTATAGCGCG includes the following:
- the LOC132803800 gene encoding uncharacterized protein LOC132803800, whose protein sequence is MVSAEEKEMADIPHKNKPAALITAVTFQAGVNPPGGVWQDSDNGHTAGRAIYASQKESFYVFLIFNTLALSSSILVIVSLTYRFPFHFELWVSTVSMVITYGSAIFAITPNESIKFRHILIAAAGPFSVRFIVEVFKWCKGQISNSNVEPQLPSNVEEKREVANSSPSKKREWFWFRSFQYDKNRDTPSDARNGLLIVVALITAVTFQARVNPPGGVWQDNENGHMAGRAIYASHKQSFYVFLISNTLALSSAILVIISLTYRFPFHFENWVATISMIITYGSAIFAITPNESVKFLYILSAAGVPFLIRLVVEVFTRFKCKPSNNSSIN